The sequence ATGCCACGCTCGGATCGATGCTGAAGGCGGCCAGGATCGCGGTCTCCTGCGCCGGGGTCAGGGTCAACCCGTTGGCCAGTGTCACCGTGGTCACTGTGCCACCGTCATGCGAGGCGACGTGGGCATCACTCAAGTCGACATCATCGAAGCTAATCGTGCCGGCCTCTACCGCTGGATCGGCATCGGGGTTGGTGTCAGCGCTTTCGGTCACCGTGGCGGCCTGCGCCGGGCTGTCGATGATCGGAGCATCGTTGGTGCCGTTGACCGTGATCACGACGTCCTGCGTGTCGGTCCCGCCGTTCTGATCGTCGATCGCCACCGTGTAGGTCAGCACCAGCTGATCGTTCTCACCGAGGAAATCGATCTCACTATTGCTCACCCCGTAGCTCCAACCCAGCGAGCCGGCACCCGTGCTGTTGTCGA is a genomic window of Crateriforma spongiae containing:
- a CDS encoding VCBS domain-containing protein, which gives rise to MSNSEIDFLGENDQLVLTYTVAIDDQNGGTDTQDVVITVNGTNDAPIIDSPAQAATVTESADTNPDADPAVEAGTISFDDVDLSDAHVASHDGGTVTTVTLANGLTLTPAQETAILAAFSIDPSVA